One window of the Camelus ferus isolate YT-003-E chromosome 12, BCGSAC_Cfer_1.0, whole genome shotgun sequence genome contains the following:
- the SMIM41 gene encoding small integral membrane protein 41 has product MNGSQAGIAAQAAWLSSCCNQSGVQPEPPEGPRAVQAAVLGVLSLLVLCGVLFLGGGLLLRAQGLTALLARELLASREAEPSGASGGDDDS; this is encoded by the coding sequence ATGAACGGCTCACAGGCGGGCATCGCAGCCCAAGCCGCCTGGCTGAGCTCCTGCTGCAACCAGTCGGGGGTGCAGCCGGAGCCCCCCGAGGGGCCGCGCGCCGTGCAGGCAGCGGTGCTGGGCGTGCTGTCGCTCCTCGTGCTCTGCGGGGTCCTGTTCCTGGGCGGCGGCCTTCTGCTCCGCGCGCAGGGCCTGACGGCGCTGCTGGCCCGAGAGCTGCTCGCGTCCCGGGAGGCCGAGCCCAGCGGCGCCAGCGGAGGCGACGACGACTCTTAG